The following coding sequences lie in one Fusarium poae strain DAOMC 252244 chromosome 1, whole genome shotgun sequence genomic window:
- a CDS encoding hypothetical protein (BUSCO:9596at5125), whose protein sequence is MASAAHASSLDHNITVKVMFEGITRRTKMPLRDMIPGPLESNIRNFLHIPADAEVAFERYSDSAASFVLLELGNIPIYKQLYRAAKAKSKLKIRVTVKEQPKPTVPKPVSVEDEPESSASAPVPVSLDEPPREIVEAAEEASPAPTPAAEAPAPTPASDVTPPETTLPVRINPLSRTYNAADLNGAARYIGERQDFRQEFESRLASLMDRTSMPLSSPSTFNLAKEQQQTCYLPRPSAPSAFPCPILCPTTGTSFAVCCNSCEKNIPNVHYHCSTCDDGDFDLCQSCVEQGITCHGRDHWLIKRSTVDGLLVQSTTETIAPKPKPKSEVKVETIVETKIEPKAQHVPLPKALSEPLPASSALPGIMRTCNCCVQEHPEAEFLHCCVCEDFDLCQSCFAKDSHGHHPKHSFAPAVKGTKMPGHIEVKMSPGRNHMHHAICDGCDQNIFGVRHKCLDCPDWDYCANCIKTVRTSHPGHRFAPIYESLTDVRFRAPAAVHVGICCDGPLCNGRNAYPSYIRGTRYKCAICNDLDFCANCEASPDNKHNKTHPLIQFKTPVRAVSVTSTGETPEGMRMPEMGDRQTISKATETIPPVRSNSINAVRTIVDVKPSEPAPAKVTIKKPEPEIKKEAPPTPSPVPELKGVFVRETIPDGTILPPNHNFQQTWTLRNEGNENWPAGCSVRFVSGDYMGHVDSNHPAGISELMSASESTVCYAPLGPGQEFPFTVLLRTPARPGKVISYWRLTTPSGEKFGHRLWCDVNVRVVKDEPKAKPEPEVKEEDTAPVEETKQEDESQASSQMIFPKLEKESPMASIHEAAVSVPVEEPKESVNIDDEWDCSEEGFMTDEEYDILDASDEEYLEEQKKRLATK, encoded by the exons ATGGCGTCCGCAGCGCATGCCTCGAGTCTCGACCACAACATCACCGTAAAGGTGATGTTCGAGGGCATCACCCGCCGCACCAAGATGCCTCTTCGAGATATGATCCCAGGACCTCTTGAATCTAAC ATCCGCAATTTCTTGCATATTCCTGCAGACGCCGAGGTCGCATTTGAGAGATACTCAGACTCTGCAGCTTCTTTTGTTCTTCTCGAGCTAGGAAACATTCCCATTTACAAGCAGCTCTACCGCGCTGCAAAGGCGAAGTCCAAGCTCAAGATCCGTGTTACTGTAAAGGAGCAGCCCAAGCCTACAGTACCCAAACCTGTCAGTGTCGAGGATGAGCCCGAGTCTTCCGCATCGGCCCCAGTTCCTGTCAGTCTAGATGAGCCTCCTCGAGAGATTGTTGAGGCCGCTGAGGAGGCCAGCCCAGCTCCTACACCCGCCGCCGAGGCCCCTGCGCCAACCCCAGCATCAGATGTCACGCCGCCCGAGACGACTCTTCCCGTTCGCATCAACCCTCTGTCCCGCACTTACAACGCGGCTGATCTCAACGGCGCGGCAAGATATATTGGAGAACGACAAGATTTCCGCCAGGAGTTTGAGAGCCGACTTGCTAGCTTGATGGACCGAACATCAATGCCGCTGTCTTCGCCCTCAACATTCAACCTTGCCAAGGAGCAGCAACAAACCTGCTATCTTCCCAGGCCTTCTGCACCTTCGGCCTTCCCTTGCCCCATCCTATGTCCTACGACTGGCACTAGCTTTGCTGTCTGCTGTAACAGCTGCGAGAAGAACATCCCCAATGTCCATTATCATTGCTCCACCTGCGACGACGGCGACTTTGACCTCTGTCAGTCTTGCGTAGAACAAGGCATTACCTGCCATGGCCGAGACCACTGGTTGATTAAACGATCAACTGTCGACGGACTGTTGGTTCAAAGTACCACTGAGACGATCGCCCctaagcccaagcccaagtccgAGGTCAAGGTCGAGACTATCGTGGAGACCAAGATTGAGCCCAAGGCCCAACATGTGCCACTCCCCAAAGCTCTCTCCGAGCCGCTCCCTGCTTCTTCCGCGTTGCCTGGCATTATGCGAACATGCAACTGCTGTGTCCAAG AACACCCCGAGGCCGAGTTCCTTCATTGTTGTGTGTGCGAGGACTTTGATCTTTGCCAGTCATGCTTTGCTAAGGACTCTCATGGTCACCACCCCAAGCACAGTTTCGCCCCTGCTGTGAAGGGGACCAAGATGCCTGGCCACATCGAAGTCAAGATGAGCCCTGGACGCAACCACATGCATCACGCTATTTGTGATGGCTGCGACCAGAACATCTTTGGCGTTCGCCACAAGTGTCTTGATTGCCCTGATTGGGACTACTGTGCCAACTGCATCAAGACTGTCAGGACCAGTCACCCTGGCCACCGATTTGCGCCTATCTACGAGTCTCTCACGGATGTCCGCTTCCGTGCTCCAGCAGCTGTTCACGTTGGCATCTGCTGTGATGGACCTCTTTGCAATGGACGTAACGCTTATCCTTCCTACATTCGTGGCACCCGATACAAGTGCGCGATCTGCAACGACTTGGATTTCTGTGCCAACTGCGAGGCTAGCCCTGATAACAAGCACAACAAGACTCACCCCTTGATTCAGTTCAAGACTCCTGTCCGTGCCGTCAGTGTCACGAGCACTGGCGAGACACCTGAGGGTATGCGCATGCCTGAAATGGGTGATCGCCAGACTATTTCTAAGGCTACTGAGACCATCCCGCCAGTTCGCAGCAACTCTATCAACGCTGTCCGCACGATTGTTGATGTTAAGCCTTCTGAGCCTGCTCCTGCCAAGGTGACCATTAAGAAACCTGAGcccgagatcaagaaggaagctCCTCCCACCCCATCCCCTGTGCCTGAACTTAAGGGTGTTTTCGTTCGCGAGACCATTCCTGATGGCACTATCCTACCTCCCAACCACAACTTCCAGCAGACATGGACCCTTCGCAATGAGGGTAACGAAAACTGGCCCGCTGGCTGCTCTGTCAGGTTTGTCAGTGGTGACTACATGGGACATGTAGACTCCAACCATCCCGCTGGCATCTCCGAGCTCATGTCGGCTTCGGAATCTACTGTATGCTATGCTCCTCTTGGTCCCGGCCAAGAGTTCCCCTTCACTGTTCTGCTCCGAACACCCGCTCGCCctggcaaggtcatctcttACTGGCGCCTGACAACCCCCAGTGGCGAGAAATTTGGCCACCGACTGTGGTGCGACGTCAACGTCCGTGTTGTCAAGGATGAACCTAAGGCcaagcctgagcctgaggtTAAGGAGGAGGATACCGCACCCGTCGAGGAGACCAAGCAGGAGGATGAGAGCCAAGCCTCTAGCCAAATGATCTTCCCcaagctggagaaggagTCGCCTATGGCAAGCATTCATGAGGCTGCTGTTTCTGTGCCCGTTGAGGAGCCCAAGGAGTCTGTTAACATCGATGACGAGTGGGACTGCTCCGAGGAGGGTTTCATGACGGACGAGGAGTACGATATTCTGGATGCGTCCGACGAAGAATATTTGGAGGAGCAAAAGAAGAGACTTGCCACCAAGTGA
- a CDS encoding hypothetical protein (BUSCO:32720at5125) — translation MASAAPRRRKLIGQRRRVEDEGEDEGGLEGLDHDDDSITDGSLTDDNDPADDSDTSNIDEASPTSPNARRKPNGAIKHAGHGHKSGSGSGSGQNGKPVKDTDMMLHGLSITDESPPVQEMHFDEVVAPSPSRSPAAPIVVSSASARPPAAPANRRRQEHEDYKKKRDEDPAFVPNRGAFFMHDHRHAGPAANGFRPFGRGRGRGGRGGIGGPFAPINQLHQPGDPTTNSPWTHDMHETVVEPPPPVRPRHMVEEEGPANGNGFIPTCDPNPTPINRTLSTEKHIGNAQVRVSLPDMKAPVIIPRLAVKQYTKLPDHRPPLRRDKPVRISLPNNNPRYIYPAADRSFIFIPRAMRPNQQRMRGKPRSGFGSMGGFSRRTSVFGGSYYGSVYSPSVAMSRRSSIVERDYMFSPTGSVISRPPIPAENARPVVRLPPAPRMDMPLNAMAPPMAPQGPAYGPVDPAYTAERPPVLDASINDLPPPQTHALPQKPTFQENRPTSALPMHQPRPQKNISVADIESPTLTQGPQAYQQAFHQQVPIQMANGLSQESHNRQPSYPSHHSTGTPLSQIPERAIHAAPFQPNTYGQQSYYNQQPYQAQPQQGYYYPPNYNNPGMGPSNAGPAFVPGQPGPPGSFTPQNQPEQPVMPNNGPPPGAGSNLVAQEVNGMVYYYDASQLPPVNNYSTYSAPQNYQPSVMGMGGMVTPSPDGFYYPQQAPGMVYYPQ, via the exons ATGGCTTCTGCTGCTCCTCGCCGTAGAAAGCTTATCGGTCAACGCCGCCGTGTTGAGGACGAGGGCGAAGACGAGGGTGGTCTGGAGGGTCTGGATCACGATGACGACTCAATCACCGATGGCTCATTAACTGACGACAATGACCCTGCCGACGACAGCGACACTAGCAACATCGATGAGGCCTCACCCACATCCCCGAATGCGAGAAGGAAGCCCAATGGTGCTATCAAGCACGCTGGCCATGGCCACAAGTCGGGGTCCGGCTCCGGCTCCGGACAGAACGGCAAGCCTGTGAAGGATACGGACATGATGCTACACGGATTATCCATTACGGATGAGTCACCTCCCGTTCAAGAGATGCACTTCGATGAGGTTGTTGCTCCGTCGCCCAGCAGATCCCCCGCTGCTCCCATAGTTGTTAGCTCGGCCTCCGCCAGACCTCCCGCCGCCCCCGCGAACCGACGTCGACAAGAGCATGAGGactacaagaagaagagagacgaGGATCCGGCATTCGTGCCTAACCGAGGTGCCTTTTTTATGCATGATCATCGGCACGCCGGGCCTGCAGCAAATGGCTTTCGCCCCTTTGGACGAGGCAGAGGTAGAGGTGGCCGTGGTGGTATCGGGGGGCCGTTTGCTCCCATCAA TCAATTGCATCAACCTGGAGATCCTACTACCAATTCTCCATGGACACACGACATGCACGAGACAGTGGTAGAGCCACCACCGCCAGTACGTCCCCGTCACATGGTAGAAGAAGAGGGCCCAGCCAACGGAAATGGATTCATTCCAACCTGCGACCCGAACCCGACACCTATTAATCGGACGCTTTCCACCGAGAAGCACATTGGGAATGCCCAGGTCCGAGTATCACTCCCGGACATGAAAGCACCGGTCATTATCCCACGTCTTGCCGTAAAACAGTACACCAAGCTGCCCGACCATCGACCACCTCTGCGTCGTGACAAGCCTGTCCGCATCTCGCTCCCCAACAATAACCCTCGATATATTTATCCTGCCGCTGATAGAtctttcatcttcatccccaGGGCAATGCGGCCTAACCAGCAGCGCATGCGAGGAAAACCTCGCTCTGGCTTCGGGTCCATGGGTGGATTCTCGAGACGAACAAGTGTGTTTGGTGGCAGCTATTACGGCAGTGTTTACTCCCCCAGCGTGGCTATGAGCAGGCGATCTTCTATCGTGGAACGTGATTATATGTTCTCCCCTACAGGTTCTGTCATCTCACGACCACCGATTCCGGCCGAGAATGCCCGGCCTGTTGTTCGATTACCTCCTGCCCCTCGAATGGACATGCCCTTGAACGCAATGGCTCCTCCTATGGCTCCCCAAGGACCAGCGTACGGCCCAGTCGACCCAGCTTATACCGCCGAGAGACCGCCGGTCTTAGATGCATCGATAAACGACCTGCCGCCCCCTCAGACACATGCCCTTCCCCAGAAGCCCACTTTCCAAGAGAACCGGCCCACGTCGGCGCTGCCCATGCATCAGCCCCGACCGCAGAAGAACATATCGGTTGCTGATATTGAGTCACCAACCTTGACACAAGGTCCTCAGGCTTATCAGCAAGCTTTCCACCAACAAGTGCCCATTCAAATGGCTAATGGCCTATCTCAAGAGTCACATAACCGTCAGCCTTCTTACCCGTCTCACCACTCCACTGGTACACCACTTTCTCAAATCCCGGAAAGAGCCATTCATGCTGCACCCTTTCAACCCAATACATATGGCCAGCAATCATACTATAATCAACAGCCTTATCAGGCGCAGCCTCAGCAGGGTTATTACTACCCGCCTAACTACAACAATCCTGGCATGGGACCGTCAAATGCGGGACCTGCTTTCGTGCCCGGTCAGCCAGGACCTCCCGGCAGCTTTACCCCCCAGAACCAACCGGAACAGCCTGTCATGCCCAACAATGGACCGCCCCCTGGAGCAGGGTCCAATCTGGTAGCACAAGAGGTCAATGGGATGGTTTACTACTATGACGCGTCTCAGTTGCCGCCGGTCAACAACTATTCTACATATTCTGCACCTCAAAACTACCAGCCTAGTGTGATGGGTATGGGTGGCATGGTTACACCTAGCCCTGATGGCTTCTATTATCCCCAACAAGCACCTGGCATGGTCTACTATCCACAGTAG